From the genome of Acinetobacter sp. TR3:
AAATTTACTCACAATTAGAATCATGACTATATTGATTTAAGCTTATGTTCTTATTTATAAAAATAAGGAAAGCGAATTACGTAATACAAATATGATCTAATCTTAAAAGCTTTTTATAAGATAATTCAATTATTTAATTACCCATACTCACCCAAGAACTGTATATTTTCCAAACAATAATAATGATGAAGATAAACCATGAGCATGTACAAAGAAATTCAAACCCAACTAAGAATCATTCATGCGTGTGAAAAAGGAGCAACTGGGGTTTACTACGGTCATAGGCTCATTGCAAAACTATTTTTTAAAGACATGGTTAAAACGCTAGATGAAATGCATCAGCATGAAACTGAACATTTCAACTTTTTTGGATATTTTTTGCTCAATATAAAAATACTGTTGTCTTACCCTCTATACTTTGGTGCGCAGGCGGAATAATTTATGGATTATTGATTGGATTACTAGGTAGAAATGCAATTTGGATCAGTACTGCAAGCATTGAAAATATTGTAAACAAAGAACTTGATGAAGCTGCAATTTTCTTCAAAGAAAAAGATATGGAGATTCATCATGCAGTATTAGATATTCAAAAAGATGAAATTCATCATCAGAAGATTGCTTCTGAATATGCAGACTTTAACTATCCCATAGCAAAAATGATTGCTAAATTTGCCCAA
Proteins encoded in this window:
- a CDS encoding demethoxyubiquinone hydroxylase family protein; amino-acid sequence: MSMYKEIQTQLRIIHACEKGATGVYYGHRLIAKLFFKDMVKTLDEMHQHETEHFNFFGYFLLNIKILLSYPLYFGAQAE
- a CDS encoding demethoxyubiquinone hydroxylase family protein, producing the protein MIGLLGRNAIWISTASIENIVNKELDEAAIFFKEKDMEIHHAVLDIQKDEIHHQKIASEYADFNYPIAKMIAKFAQQCAYLAKFLAIHLKISLPSKKNSPLTD